A DNA window from Xiphias gladius isolate SHS-SW01 ecotype Sanya breed wild chromosome 3, ASM1685928v1, whole genome shotgun sequence contains the following coding sequences:
- the p3h4 gene encoding endoplasmic reticulum protein SC65 isoform X1: MVLLKSLCLAFLIPALVAAQYEKYSFRSFPQKDIMPLDSAYDYALEQYGAENWRESIKFLELSLRLHRLLRDSEAFCSRNCSSVSRDNDTLFADSSLRLVRHILLRAACLKKCKAGFPVFSLAYPRRDLLETFNRRVPYRYMQFAYYQLNNVEKAVAAAHTFLKKNPTDAYLTKNMNYYKTLFDVEEYLVDHEEQPYESVFLKSVTLYNSGDFSASARNMEQAITQYFEIYGLCSAGCEGSYEILEFKDFYPTLADLYTDVLKCKVKCEENLTPSVGGFFVEKFVATMYHYLQFSYYKLNDVKNAAPCAASYMLFDPKDQVMQQNVAYYRFYKEQWGLEDGDFLPRPEALRYFNQTTKQQEMLEFALNYLQTDDEDVVGPEEMAGSHSEQPDTEFERMGDYEESFLAEWWQEPKTKWDTGEVVD; the protein is encoded by the exons ATGGTGCTCCTGAAGAGCCTGTGCCTGGCCTTTCTCATCCCGGCCCTGGTGGCGGCTCAGTATGAGAAGTACAGCTTCCGAAGTTTCCCCCAGAAGGACATCATGCCGCTGGACTCTGCCTACGACTACGCGCTGGAGCAGTACGGGGCGGAAAACTGGCGAGAGAGCATCAAGTTCCTGGAGCTCAGCCTGCGGCTGCACCGGCTCCTGCGGGACAGCGAGGCTTTCTGCAGCCGCAACTGCAGCTCCGTGAGCCGGGACAACGACACCCTGTTCGCCGACAGCAGCCTCCGCCTCGTCCGCCACATCCTTCTGAGAGCCGCGTGCCTTAAAAAGTGCAAGGCCGGGTTTCCAGTGTTCAGTCTCGCGTATCCGCGGAGGGACTTGCTGGAAACTTTCAACCGGAGGGTCCCGTACCGGTACATGCAGTTTGCGTACTACCAG CTCAATAACGTGGAGAAGGCGGTGGCAGCAGCCCACACCTTCCTGAAGAAGAACCCAACTGATGCCTATCTGACCAAGAACATGAACTACTACAAGACGCTGTTCGACGTGGAAGAGTACCTCGTCGACCACGAGGAGCAGCCGTATGAG AGTGTGTTCCTGAAGAGCGTGACGCTCTACAACAGCGGAGACTTCAGCGCCAGTGCCCGGAACATGGAGCAGGCCATCACACAGTACTTCGAAATATACGGCCTCTGCTCGGCGGGCTGCGAGGGCTCGTACGAGATCCTGGAGTTCAAAGACTTCTACCCCACACTGGCAG ATCTCTACACTGATGTGCTGAAATGCAAGGTGAAATGCGAGGAGAACCTGACACCCAGCGTTGGCGGCTTCTTTGTGGAGAAGTTTGTCGCCACGATGTATCACTACCTCCAGTTTTCCTATTATAAAT TGAATGATGTAAAGAACGCTGCTCCGTGTGCAGCCAGTTACATGCTGTTTGACCCCAAGGACCAGGTGATGCAGCAAAACGTAGCGTACTATCGTTTCTACAAGGAGCAGTGGGGCCTCGAGGATGGTGACTTTCTCCCTCGGCCT GAAGCCCTGAGGTATTTTAACCAGACGACCAAACAGCAGGAGATGCTGGAGTTTGCACTGAACTACCTACAAACAGACGATGAG GATGTGGTTGGTCCAGAAGAAATGGCCGGCTCTCATTCAGAGCAACCTGACACTGAGTTTGAGAGGATGGGAGACTATGAGGAGTCATTCCTCGCTGAATGGTGGCAGGAACCCAAAACGAAGTGGGACACGGGAGAGGTCGTGGACTGA
- the fkbp10a gene encoding peptidyl-prolyl cis-trans isomerase FKBP10, with the protein MDLTISWVLFLLRAVAVNCGPGPLVDVVVDRYDIPKVCPREVQIEDFIRYHFNGTFFTDGKTFDSSHNRGKALISQVGLGRLIMGMDRGLQGMCVNERRRITVPPHLAYGSVGTGGVIPGDAVLVYDVLLLDIWNSRDKVEIRTIKRPASCKRTTVASDFIRYHYNGSLLSGEAFDSSYSRNATYDTYLGQGDLIKGMEEGLKGMCVGERRIIIIPPFLAYGENGQGTLVPPQATLVYEVQLVDLFNPKDDLIVKVKEVPEGCTRRTVTGDYIRYHYNGTFQDGTVFDSSYQRNSTYNTYIGLGYVIEGMDKALRGVCIGEKRRITIPPHMAYGEQGVGDFIPGSAVLVFDIHVIDFHNPKDPVQIKVTHKPQECNTTSEADDLIQYHYNCSLMDGTLLYSSDQYDSPSVTTLGANLVIKGLEEGLSGMCVGERREVVIPPHWGHGENGAGGVPRSAVLFFELLLVELQKGVPEGYMFVWLGDSPDPLFPAMDLNGDKEVPLEEFSSFIMIQVKEGKGRLKPGADANSIIKDMFNNQDRNTDGKIVEDELSEHVRRDEL; encoded by the exons ATGGATCTGACAATATCTTGGGTTTTGTTTCTCCTCCGTGCAGTCGCCGTGAATTGCGGCCCCGGGCCGCTGGTGGACGTAGTTGTCGATCGGTACGATATACCGAAGGTTTGTCCCCGAGAGGTGCAAATAGAAGACTTCATCCGTTATCACTTCAACGGTACTTTCTTTACGGACGGGAAGACGTTTGACTCCAG TCATAACCGAGGCAAGGCCCTGATCAGCCAGGTCGGCCTGGGCCGACTCATCATGGGGATGGACCGCGGTCTTCAGGGCATGTGTGTCAACGAACGCAGGAGGATCACGGTCCCCCCACACTTGGCCTATGGAAGCGTGGGAACAG GTGGTGTAATTCCTGGCGACGCTGTGCTGGTGTACGATGTTCTCCTGCTGGACATATGGAACTCTCGGGACAAGGTCGAGATCCGCACGATCAAGAGGCCTGCGAGTTGCAAACGCACCACCGTGGCATCAGATTTTATCCGTTACCACTATAACGGCAGCCTGCTCTCTGGTGAAGCCTTTGACTCCAG TTACTCGAGGAACGCAACCTATGACACCTACCTGGGACAGGGTGACCTCATCAAAGGCATGGAAGAGGGTCTCAAGGGCATGTGTGTTGGAGAGAGACGGATCATCATCATCCCACCCTTCCTGGCGTATGGAGAGAACGGCCAGG GAACTCTGGTCCCTCCTCAGGCCACACTGGTGTATGAGGTGCAGCTGGTTGATCTGTTCAACCCCAAGGATGATCTGATTGTGAAGGTGAAGGAGGTGCCCGAAGGCTGCACCCGCAGGACGGTGACTGGAGATTACATCCGCTACCACTACAACGGTACCTTCCAGGACGGCACAGTCTTCGACTCGAG CTACCAGCGAAATAGCACCTACAACACCTACATTGGGCTGGGATACGTGATCGAAGGGATGGACAAAGCACTGCGAGGGGTGTGCAtcggagagaaaaggaggattACAATTCCTCCTCACATGGCGTATGGTGAACAAGGAGTTG GAGACTTCATTCCTGGCTCTGCTGTGCTGGTCTTTGACATTCACGTCATTGATTTCCACAACCCCAAAGACCCGGTCCAGATTAAAGTTACCCACAAGCCTCAGGAATGCAACACGACTAGTGAAGCTGACGATCTGATTCAGTATCATTACAATTGCTCCTTGATGGACGGCACCCTGCTGTACTCCTC GGACCAGTACGACTCACCTTCCGTTACGACTCTCGGAGCAAACCTGGTGATCAAAGGTCTTGAGGAAGGTTTGAGTGGCATGTGTGTAGGTGAAAGGAGGGAGGTGGTCATCCCTCCCCACTGGGGGCACGGTGAAAACGGAG ctggAGGAGTCCCCAGGAGTGCCGTGCTCTTCTTTGAGCTGTTGTTGGTGGAGCTGCAGAAGGGTGTGCCCGAAGGTTACATGTTTGTGTGGCTAGGAGACAGCCCGGACCCCCTCTTTCCTGCCATGGACCTCAATGGTGACAAAGAGGTCCCTCTGGAGGAG TTTTCATCCTTCATCATGATCCAAGTCAAAGAGGGCAAAGGTCGTCTCAAGCCAGGGGCCGATGCCAACAGCATCATTAAGGACATGTTCAATAACCAGGACCGCAATACAGATGGGAAGATTGTAGAAGATGAACTGTCTGAACACGTGAGACGAGATGAGTTGTAA
- the p3h4 gene encoding endoplasmic reticulum protein SC65 isoform X2 produces MVLLKSLCLAFLIPALVAAQYEKYSFRSFPQKDIMPLDSAYDYALEQYGAENWRESIKFLELSLRLHRLLRDSEAFCSRNCSSVSRDNDTLFADSSLRLVRHILLRAACLKKCKAGFPVFSLAYPRRDLLETFNRRVPYRYMQFAYYQLNNVEKAVAAAHTFLKKNPTDAYLTKNMNYYKTLFDVEEYLVDHEEQPYESVFLKSVTLYNSGDFSASARNMEQAITQYFEIYGLCSAGCEGSYEILEFKDFYPTLADLYTDVLKCKVKCEENLTPSVGGFFVEKFVATMYHYLQFSYYKLNDVKNAAPCAASYMLFDPKDQVMQQNVAYYRFYKEQWGLEDGDFLPRPEALRYFNQTTKQQEMLEFALNYLQTDDEAWRQRFQRQTSQNPSR; encoded by the exons ATGGTGCTCCTGAAGAGCCTGTGCCTGGCCTTTCTCATCCCGGCCCTGGTGGCGGCTCAGTATGAGAAGTACAGCTTCCGAAGTTTCCCCCAGAAGGACATCATGCCGCTGGACTCTGCCTACGACTACGCGCTGGAGCAGTACGGGGCGGAAAACTGGCGAGAGAGCATCAAGTTCCTGGAGCTCAGCCTGCGGCTGCACCGGCTCCTGCGGGACAGCGAGGCTTTCTGCAGCCGCAACTGCAGCTCCGTGAGCCGGGACAACGACACCCTGTTCGCCGACAGCAGCCTCCGCCTCGTCCGCCACATCCTTCTGAGAGCCGCGTGCCTTAAAAAGTGCAAGGCCGGGTTTCCAGTGTTCAGTCTCGCGTATCCGCGGAGGGACTTGCTGGAAACTTTCAACCGGAGGGTCCCGTACCGGTACATGCAGTTTGCGTACTACCAG CTCAATAACGTGGAGAAGGCGGTGGCAGCAGCCCACACCTTCCTGAAGAAGAACCCAACTGATGCCTATCTGACCAAGAACATGAACTACTACAAGACGCTGTTCGACGTGGAAGAGTACCTCGTCGACCACGAGGAGCAGCCGTATGAG AGTGTGTTCCTGAAGAGCGTGACGCTCTACAACAGCGGAGACTTCAGCGCCAGTGCCCGGAACATGGAGCAGGCCATCACACAGTACTTCGAAATATACGGCCTCTGCTCGGCGGGCTGCGAGGGCTCGTACGAGATCCTGGAGTTCAAAGACTTCTACCCCACACTGGCAG ATCTCTACACTGATGTGCTGAAATGCAAGGTGAAATGCGAGGAGAACCTGACACCCAGCGTTGGCGGCTTCTTTGTGGAGAAGTTTGTCGCCACGATGTATCACTACCTCCAGTTTTCCTATTATAAAT TGAATGATGTAAAGAACGCTGCTCCGTGTGCAGCCAGTTACATGCTGTTTGACCCCAAGGACCAGGTGATGCAGCAAAACGTAGCGTACTATCGTTTCTACAAGGAGCAGTGGGGCCTCGAGGATGGTGACTTTCTCCCTCGGCCT GAAGCCCTGAGGTATTTTAACCAGACGACCAAACAGCAGGAGATGCTGGAGTTTGCACTGAACTACCTACAAACAGACGATGAG GCGTGGAGGCAGAGGTTTCAGAGACAAACATCTCAAAACCCAAGCAGATAA